Proteins co-encoded in one Rhodococcus sp. PAMC28707 genomic window:
- a CDS encoding ABC transporter permease — MTALPVTAGSPPPVSGLTFPEPTLDYAENSARALWAHSLIQCKRLLIRWTRDPSTMIQALLYPALTLLMFRIVLGNSISAATGSPSVYGTVPMIALVGAMFGSIVSAVGLKGERKSGLLSRFATTPTHRASGLVGRMMAEAIRVLATTIVIVAVGMILGFRFNQGIPSAIALLLLPIAFGIGFAVMVTFLATVAGESPLVEVVSIACTLLMFFNSGFVPVAAYPPWLQPVVAAQPMSCAVDAMRGLSLGGPVLVPVLQTLAWSVGMVAVFLYPAIRGYKRAAETG; from the coding sequence ATGACTGCCTTGCCCGTTACGGCTGGTAGTCCACCGCCGGTAAGCGGACTGACATTCCCGGAACCGACCCTCGATTACGCCGAGAATTCTGCCCGCGCACTGTGGGCGCACAGTCTGATCCAGTGCAAACGTCTTCTCATCCGATGGACTCGCGATCCCTCGACGATGATCCAGGCACTGCTCTACCCTGCCTTGACGCTCCTCATGTTCAGGATCGTGCTCGGGAACTCGATCTCCGCCGCGACGGGTTCACCGAGCGTGTACGGGACGGTTCCTATGATCGCGCTGGTCGGCGCAATGTTCGGATCGATCGTCAGCGCTGTGGGTTTGAAGGGCGAAAGGAAGAGCGGGCTACTCAGCCGGTTCGCTACCACCCCTACCCACCGAGCATCCGGCCTGGTCGGGCGAATGATGGCGGAGGCCATTCGGGTGTTGGCAACGACAATTGTGATCGTGGCGGTGGGGATGATTCTCGGCTTCCGCTTCAATCAGGGCATTCCGTCTGCAATTGCCCTTCTGTTGCTACCGATTGCGTTCGGCATCGGCTTCGCGGTCATGGTGACCTTCCTCGCTACTGTCGCCGGCGAATCACCACTCGTGGAAGTCGTGTCCATCGCCTGCACATTGCTGATGTTCTTCAATTCCGGATTCGTCCCGGTCGCCGCCTACCCGCCGTGGCTTCAGCCCGTCGTCGCCGCTCAGCCCATGTCGTGCGCGGTCGACGCCATGCGTGGCCTGTCGTTGGGGGGGCCGGTCCTGGTCCCGGTGTTGCAGACACTCGCGTGGTCGGTCGGCATGGTGGCAGTATTTTTGTACCCTGCAATCCGGGGATACAAGCGTGCCGCCGAGACTGGATAG
- a CDS encoding alpha/beta fold hydrolase: MVLVHGTGSDMATTWQTMAPALAGEGYCVYALDYGAVRTLLDPDKVIWGLGDIPTSAARLATFIDAVLARTGAPKVDIVGHSQGGTVARQYLKFNGGVDDVDPSSSKVENLVTLGGTNHGTNFGGIEQMYLVLAAAGLDQTIISEILFGLTGLGTAGRQQLIGSPTLQRLNAGGEVEPGVRYTVVGTKFDKVVTPPERTFLDPSGSAEVRNMWVQDGCESNVVPHQGLTFDDRVTYIVQSALDPTFSTKNAAPCS, encoded by the coding sequence GTGGTTCTCGTACATGGCACCGGTTCCGACATGGCTACGACGTGGCAGACGATGGCGCCTGCGCTGGCCGGGGAAGGGTACTGCGTGTACGCACTCGACTACGGTGCCGTTCGGACGCTACTCGACCCTGACAAAGTAATTTGGGGTCTCGGAGACATTCCGACTTCGGCAGCGCGATTGGCTACGTTCATCGATGCGGTTCTTGCTCGAACCGGCGCGCCGAAGGTTGACATCGTCGGTCATTCGCAGGGTGGAACAGTCGCCCGCCAGTATCTGAAGTTCAACGGCGGCGTCGACGACGTCGATCCTTCCAGCAGCAAGGTGGAGAACCTCGTGACGCTGGGTGGCACCAATCATGGGACCAACTTCGGTGGTATCGAGCAGATGTACCTGGTCCTCGCCGCCGCTGGACTGGATCAGACGATCATCTCGGAAATACTTTTCGGCCTGACCGGGCTTGGTACTGCCGGTCGTCAGCAATTGATCGGATCCCCCACCCTGCAACGACTCAATGCAGGCGGCGAAGTCGAGCCTGGCGTGCGGTACACGGTAGTGGGCACCAAGTTCGACAAAGTCGTCACACCTCCGGAGAGAACTTTTCTCGATCCGAGCGGTTCAGCCGAGGTCCGGAATATGTGGGTTCAGGACGGCTGTGAGTCCAACGTGGTTCCGCATCAGGGGTTGACCTTCGATGACCGCGTTACCTATATCGTCCAATCCGCGCTCGATCCGACCTTTTCGACCAAGAACGCCGCCCCGTGTTCCTGA
- a CDS encoding alpha/beta hydrolase family protein, translated as MALLPLAASGFTASADPVTDNGDLYAYPSAPDGSKITHTKVMDDQHLIVYVYSAAMDKEVPLDVWRPADTSVPRPTLYLLNGAGGGEDSATWRYRTDAIDFFADKNVNVVSPVGGKWSYYTDWKQADPVLGVNKWTTFLTEELPPLIDAGLGTNGVNSIAGVSSSGTSVMQLAINAPGLYKGVAAYSGCAQTSDPIGQQFVKLTTETWGGGDTLNMWGPPTDPMWADNDPYVHAEGLRGLELYISNGNGLPGQYDNLNGPEINGKPGTLANQVIVGGVIEAATNYCTHNMANRLGELGIPATFNFRDSGSHSWGYWQDDLKNSWPVLARSLGV; from the coding sequence ATGGCTCTGCTGCCGCTCGCCGCAAGTGGTTTCACGGCTTCGGCCGATCCAGTCACCGACAACGGAGACCTCTACGCTTACCCGAGCGCACCCGACGGCTCGAAGATCACCCACACCAAGGTCATGGACGATCAGCATTTGATTGTCTATGTCTATTCCGCTGCGATGGACAAAGAAGTGCCGCTCGACGTATGGCGACCGGCCGACACGAGCGTTCCTCGCCCGACGCTCTACCTACTCAATGGAGCGGGCGGCGGTGAAGACAGTGCAACCTGGCGCTACCGCACGGATGCGATCGACTTCTTCGCCGATAAGAACGTCAACGTGGTCTCGCCAGTCGGTGGCAAGTGGAGCTACTACACCGATTGGAAGCAGGCCGACCCAGTTCTCGGTGTCAACAAGTGGACAACGTTCCTCACCGAAGAACTACCCCCGCTGATCGATGCAGGTCTCGGCACGAACGGCGTGAATTCGATTGCCGGTGTGTCCTCGTCGGGCACCTCGGTAATGCAATTGGCGATCAATGCGCCAGGGCTCTACAAGGGCGTAGCCGCTTACAGTGGTTGCGCTCAGACCAGCGATCCGATCGGCCAGCAGTTCGTGAAGCTCACCACCGAAACGTGGGGTGGAGGCGACACACTGAACATGTGGGGGCCGCCCACCGATCCGATGTGGGCCGACAACGATCCTTACGTACACGCGGAAGGCCTTCGCGGCCTCGAACTCTACATTTCCAATGGCAACGGGTTGCCCGGGCAATACGACAACTTGAATGGTCCCGAGATCAATGGAAAGCCTGGCACGCTGGCTAACCAGGTCATCGTCGGTGGAGTCATCGAAGCTGCCACGAACTACTGCACCCACAACATGGCCAACCGTTTGGGTGAACTCGGCATCCCGGCCACGTTCAATTTCCGTGATTCCGGTAGCCACTCGTGGGGTTACTGGCAGGACGACCTGAAGAACTCGTGGCCCGTCCTCGCACGATCGCTTGGAGTCTGA